One Glycine max cultivar Williams 82 chromosome 4, Glycine_max_v4.0, whole genome shotgun sequence DNA segment encodes these proteins:
- the BZIP125 gene encoding bZIP transcription factor bZIP125, whose translation MACSSGTSSGATSSMLQNNSGSEEELQALMEQRKRKRMISNRESARRSRMRKQKHLDDLASQVTQLRNENHQILTSVNLTTQKYLAVEAENSVLRAQVNELSHWLESLNEIIHFLNATDGGPPPPPSSFFEPDATFFNKAYLSQPIMASADMLQY comes from the coding sequence ATGGCTTGTTCAAGTGGAACATCTTCAGGGGCGACGTCGTCGATGCTTCAAAATAACTCAGGTTCGGAGGAGGAGCTGCAGGCACTGATGGagcagaggaagaggaagagaatgaTATCGAACCGCGAATCGGCTAGGCGATCTCGAATGAGGAAGCAGAAGCACTTGGATGATCTAGCATCGCAGGTGACTCAGCTCAGGAACGAGAACCACCAGATTCTCACATCGGTGAACCTCACTACCCAGAAGTACTTGGCGGTTGAGGCTGAGAACTCTGTTTTGAGAGCACAAGTGAACGAACTCAGCCACTGGTTGGAGTCTCTGAACGAGATCATCCACTTCTTGAATGCCACTGATGGTggtccaccaccaccaccaagcTCCTTCTTTGAGCCCGATGCTACCTTCTTCAACAAGGCTTATCTGAGCCAGCCGATTATGGCTTCAGCAGACATGTTGCAGTACTGA